A single region of the Paramicrobacterium fandaimingii genome encodes:
- a CDS encoding response regulator transcription factor — MISIVIAEDQTMMRSALTTLLELEGDLRVVAGVGRGDDVADAVRQHTPDIALLDIEMPGKSGLDAISDVRRESPTTAVIVVTTFGRAGYLRRAMDAGARGFLVKDDPVDELAAAIRRVVAGETVVDQLLAAQALSAGENSLSQREAEVLAASDGGIPISEIAEKLHLSSATVRNYISAAIGKLGARNRAEALELARRNGWV; from the coding sequence GTGATCTCGATTGTGATCGCCGAAGACCAGACGATGATGCGCTCGGCGCTGACGACTTTGCTCGAGCTGGAGGGCGATCTGAGAGTCGTCGCCGGTGTTGGGCGCGGAGACGACGTCGCCGACGCCGTTCGCCAGCACACTCCCGATATTGCGCTTCTCGACATCGAGATGCCCGGGAAGTCCGGCCTCGACGCCATTTCCGATGTGCGACGTGAGAGCCCCACAACCGCCGTCATTGTCGTCACGACGTTTGGCCGTGCCGGGTATCTGCGCAGGGCGATGGATGCCGGGGCGCGCGGGTTTCTCGTCAAAGACGATCCGGTCGACGAGCTCGCGGCAGCCATCAGGCGCGTCGTGGCGGGGGAGACCGTCGTCGATCAGCTGCTCGCCGCCCAGGCGCTGAGCGCGGGGGAGAACTCGTTGAGCCAGCGGGAGGCTGAGGTGCTCGCGGCGTCGGATGGCGGCATTCCGATCTCCGAGATCGCCGAGAAGCTGCATTTGTCGTCGGCAACGGTGCGCAATTACATTTCGGCGGCGATCGGCAAACTTGGCGCCCGCAATCGGGCGGAAGCGCTTGAGCTGGCACGTCGCAACGGCTGGGTGTGA
- a CDS encoding response regulator translates to MSIRLALVDDEPLVRAGLRAILEAEPGLSVVGEGADGDDVQSLVDEFAPDLLVMDVRMPRVSGIEATRRLRQHPGGPRVLILTTFDSDDHVYEALKAGADGFVVKRAEPMELVRAVQIVAEGESLLYPAHIRRFAARQGSHGDKLSAAHLSERERDVLRRVARGLSNAQIADEIFVGAETVKSHVASILMKVGVRDRTQAVIAAYESGFIEPNTAESRDDTR, encoded by the coding sequence ATGAGCATTCGCCTTGCGCTCGTTGACGATGAGCCTCTCGTCCGCGCCGGGTTGCGCGCCATTCTCGAGGCAGAACCCGGCCTCAGCGTCGTCGGCGAGGGCGCGGATGGTGATGACGTGCAGAGCCTCGTCGACGAGTTCGCGCCCGATCTGCTCGTCATGGATGTGCGGATGCCGCGCGTGAGCGGCATCGAGGCGACACGGCGCCTCCGTCAGCATCCGGGCGGGCCGCGCGTGCTCATTCTCACCACGTTCGACAGCGACGATCACGTGTACGAGGCGCTCAAGGCCGGGGCTGACGGCTTCGTCGTGAAACGCGCGGAGCCCATGGAACTCGTGCGCGCCGTGCAGATCGTCGCCGAAGGCGAATCGCTCCTCTATCCGGCGCACATTCGCCGGTTCGCCGCGAGGCAGGGATCTCACGGGGACAAGCTCTCTGCGGCACATCTCAGCGAACGGGAGAGAGATGTGCTGCGCCGTGTCGCTCGCGGACTGTCAAATGCGCAGATCGCGGACGAGATCTTTGTCGGAGCGGAGACGGTGAAGTCGCACGTGGCAAGCATCCTGATGAAGGTTGGAGTTAGAGATCGCACGCAGGCTGTGATCGCCGCATACGAATCGGGGTTCATCGAACCCAATACCGCCGAGTCTCGCGACGATACGCGCTGA
- a CDS encoding ABC transporter permease, with protein sequence MSLTTEMNTSPPGRPRLWGPRSASRRRIWRHVSNKRVFIVLAIAVLGIAVAWALFPSLFSPGSPLELRPEQALDGPSAENPLGTDQFGRSLLAQIIYGSRSALMIGILSVVGAFVLGGLIGLLAGFLGGAVDTILMRIIDVLLCFPGILLALVIAAALGPTLQNLIIAIAIGQTPDFARVMRGQVLSIRSRLFIEAVTASGVKPARIVFRHILPNALAPVTVIAALGVGSAIVSGATLSFLGLGPQGGVPDWGRLLSVGQDYLATAWWISTFPGLVITVVVIAVNILGDALRDKMDVES encoded by the coding sequence ATGTCATTGACGACAGAAATGAACACCTCGCCACCCGGGCGACCGCGGCTGTGGGGCCCGCGATCGGCGTCGAGGCGTCGCATCTGGCGCCACGTCAGCAATAAGCGCGTCTTCATCGTTCTCGCCATCGCTGTGCTCGGGATCGCTGTCGCCTGGGCGCTGTTCCCCTCCCTGTTCTCACCGGGAAGCCCTCTCGAGCTCCGCCCGGAGCAGGCTCTTGACGGCCCAAGCGCGGAGAACCCGCTGGGTACCGACCAGTTCGGACGCAGTCTCTTGGCACAGATCATCTACGGGTCTCGAAGCGCGCTGATGATCGGCATCCTCTCGGTCGTCGGTGCCTTCGTGCTCGGCGGCCTCATCGGACTGCTCGCAGGATTTCTCGGTGGCGCCGTCGACACCATCCTGATGCGTATTATCGATGTGCTGCTGTGCTTCCCAGGCATCCTGCTTGCCCTGGTGATCGCCGCTGCACTTGGACCGACACTGCAGAACCTGATCATTGCCATCGCGATCGGGCAGACACCGGACTTTGCTCGCGTCATGCGCGGCCAGGTGCTGTCTATTCGGAGCCGTCTCTTCATCGAAGCCGTTACGGCAAGCGGGGTGAAACCGGCCCGAATTGTGTTCCGCCATATTCTTCCCAACGCGCTCGCACCCGTGACGGTGATCGCGGCTCTCGGCGTTGGCTCCGCGATCGTATCCGGTGCGACCCTGAGCTTTCTCGGACTCGGTCCGCAGGGAGGTGTTCCCGACTGGGGTCGGCTGTTGTCTGTCGGACAGGACTATCTGGCGACCGCCTGGTGGATCTCGACGTTCCCTGGACTCGTCATCACCGTGGTCGTCATCGCCGTGAACATTTTGGGCGACGCCCTTCGAGACAAGATGGATGTGGAGTCATGA
- a CDS encoding DUF664 domain-containing protein, with translation MTTPADAALLARLDSQRQHVLGIVEGLDNEAMEKRVLPSGWSITAMLHHLALDDERFWFGGTVAGDRAVIDWVGSGGDGWDVPPHLTGSQARALYEDACERSNAILLATSFDAAPRWWPDALFGDYRLATVRDVVLHMLIETATHAGHLDAARELIDGRQWLIFE, from the coding sequence ATGACAACCCCGGCAGATGCGGCGCTGCTCGCACGACTCGACAGCCAACGACAGCACGTACTCGGCATCGTCGAGGGGCTCGATAACGAGGCGATGGAAAAACGAGTACTGCCCAGCGGGTGGTCGATTACCGCGATGCTGCATCACCTGGCACTTGACGACGAGCGATTCTGGTTTGGCGGCACCGTTGCCGGAGATCGCGCTGTCATCGACTGGGTCGGTTCGGGTGGTGATGGCTGGGACGTCCCGCCACACCTGACGGGGTCTCAAGCGAGGGCACTCTACGAGGATGCGTGTGAGCGCTCGAATGCAATCCTGCTGGCAACATCGTTCGATGCCGCTCCGCGCTGGTGGCCAGACGCGCTCTTCGGCGACTACCGCCTTGCCACCGTGCGCGATGTCGTGCTGCACATGCTGATCGAGACGGCCACACACGCGGGGCATCTGGATGCGGCACGCGAACTCATCGATGGTCGCCAGTGGCTCATCTTCGAGTAG
- a CDS encoding sensor histidine kinase, with translation MTGHTKATLLVGASWRRLLVLLIGGLVSIPYGAIVIWAVALWTSDDAAWYARWSSVAVGVLLIVPAILPVTRALERTVASQLLDISVPEPRVRAQFSDTARGALFFAGHIASGGILILGIAFVFPLLVVLIGDGLGGTGAGAELMRDAFAVAVVDEATALALGAVASALIVGFTIGACYLLPWYAALLLGPSRDEQRARDAEAASAAQRRGALARDVHDSVGHALTVTTMQAFVARREIEHDPDAARAALAEIERVSRSAVAELDYVLSVLRDGEGARDDRAADTRTLGDVGLLAEETRAAGFAVELAMEGEPERLPASLGREAYRVVQEGVTNALRYAATPRVCIEIALSGDDLRIHIDNETAAVRAIDGRGLVGLRERVIVLGGECHVTVGDGRWRLTAVLPTRGPTGSAA, from the coding sequence GTGACCGGTCATACGAAGGCGACATTGCTTGTCGGAGCCTCATGGCGTCGTCTGCTCGTGCTGCTCATCGGAGGGCTTGTCTCTATACCGTATGGCGCGATCGTCATCTGGGCCGTCGCGTTGTGGACGAGCGACGACGCAGCCTGGTACGCCCGCTGGTCAAGCGTTGCCGTCGGTGTGTTGCTGATCGTGCCAGCGATACTCCCCGTGACGCGCGCTCTTGAACGCACCGTCGCGTCGCAGCTTCTCGACATTTCTGTGCCTGAACCACGCGTCAGGGCACAGTTCTCAGACACGGCGCGTGGCGCACTCTTCTTCGCCGGGCACATCGCCTCTGGCGGCATCCTGATTCTCGGAATCGCCTTTGTCTTTCCCCTGCTCGTCGTTTTGATCGGCGATGGGCTTGGTGGAACGGGGGCGGGTGCCGAGCTGATGCGCGATGCGTTCGCCGTCGCCGTTGTCGATGAAGCGACGGCGCTGGCCCTCGGTGCCGTCGCCTCAGCACTCATCGTCGGGTTCACCATCGGCGCGTGCTACTTGCTGCCGTGGTACGCGGCGCTGCTGCTCGGGCCATCGCGCGACGAGCAGCGGGCCCGCGACGCGGAGGCAGCGTCGGCAGCGCAGCGACGTGGGGCGCTCGCGCGCGACGTGCATGATTCCGTCGGTCATGCCCTCACCGTGACGACGATGCAGGCATTTGTCGCTCGCCGTGAGATAGAGCATGATCCGGATGCTGCGAGGGCGGCGCTCGCCGAGATTGAGCGAGTGTCACGCAGCGCCGTCGCCGAACTCGACTATGTGCTCTCGGTGCTGCGCGACGGCGAAGGGGCGCGTGACGATCGCGCCGCCGATACGCGCACGCTCGGCGACGTCGGGTTGCTCGCCGAGGAGACGCGTGCGGCAGGATTTGCCGTCGAGCTTGCGATGGAGGGCGAGCCAGAGCGGTTGCCCGCGAGTCTCGGCCGTGAGGCATACCGTGTGGTGCAGGAGGGCGTGACCAATGCGCTGCGGTACGCCGCGACTCCGCGCGTCTGCATCGAGATTGCGCTTTCGGGGGACGATCTCCGTATTCATATCGACAATGAGACGGCTGCCGTTCGCGCCATCGACGGCCGAGGGCTTGTCGGCCTGCGCGAGCGGGTAATCGTGCTGGGTGGGGAGTGCCACGTGACGGTAGGTGATGGCCGATGGCGGCTCACAGCCGTTCTGCCCACCCGAGGGCCGACGGGAAGTGCCGCATGA
- a CDS encoding ATP-dependent Clp protease ATP-binding subunit, whose amino-acid sequence MANMQGAPSTQEDAKSALEQFGVNLTEIARAGKLDPVIGRDAEIRRVSQVLTRRTKNNPVLIGEPGVGKTAVVEGLAQRIVAGDVAESLKDKQLVSLDISALVAGAMYRGQFEERLKSVLKEINDAEGEIITFVDELHLLMGAGGGEGSVAASNMLKPMLARGELHLIGATTLDEYREYIEKDAALERRFQQVYVGEPSVEDSIAILRGLKGRYEAHHGVTITDAALVAAASLSNRYITSRQLPDKAIDLIDEAMSRLKMEIDSSPVEIDELKRQVDRMKIEELALKKEKDDVSKERLAKLREELEVKQEQLSHLQARWERERTGLNKVGDLKKKLDEAKTSRDKAMREANYAEASKLEYTTIKQLTEQLEQAEHESEPDEPRMVNEQVTDDDIAAVIAAWTGIPVGRLLQGETEKLLHLESELSKRLIGQRRAVSAVADAVRRSRAGISDPNRPTGSFMFLGPTGVGKTELAKALAEFLFDDEKAMVRIDMSEYGEKHTVSRLVGAPPGYVGYEQGGQLTEAVRRRPYSVILLDEIEKAHPEVFDVLLQVLDDGRLTDGQGRTVDFRNTILILTSNLGSQFLVDQSLSWEEKEQSVHDLVRQAFKPEFVNRLDDIVVFSTLTQEELGEIVELYIDRLQRRLVERRLDLAVTPDARSWLADRGYDPIYGARPLRRLMQKEIDDRLATSILGGEIHDGDTVRVDFDAAGDQLTVVSV is encoded by the coding sequence ATGGCAAACATGCAAGGTGCGCCCTCCACGCAGGAGGACGCCAAGAGCGCACTTGAGCAGTTCGGCGTCAACCTCACCGAAATTGCTCGAGCGGGCAAGCTCGACCCCGTGATTGGGCGAGATGCCGAGATTCGTCGGGTCAGCCAGGTGCTGACGCGTCGCACCAAGAACAACCCCGTGCTCATCGGCGAACCCGGCGTCGGCAAGACGGCCGTCGTCGAAGGGCTCGCTCAGCGCATCGTCGCCGGCGACGTTGCCGAGTCGCTCAAAGACAAGCAACTCGTCTCTCTCGACATCTCGGCGCTTGTCGCCGGAGCAATGTATCGAGGCCAGTTTGAGGAGCGCCTCAAGAGCGTTCTGAAAGAGATCAATGATGCCGAGGGTGAGATCATCACCTTCGTCGATGAGCTCCATCTGCTGATGGGAGCTGGTGGCGGAGAGGGCTCCGTCGCGGCATCCAACATGCTCAAACCCATGCTTGCCCGAGGCGAGCTGCACCTCATCGGCGCGACAACCCTCGACGAGTACCGCGAATACATCGAGAAGGATGCCGCACTCGAACGTCGCTTCCAGCAGGTGTACGTCGGAGAGCCCAGCGTCGAAGACAGCATTGCGATCTTGCGTGGGCTGAAGGGTCGCTACGAAGCGCACCACGGTGTCACGATCACCGACGCAGCGCTCGTTGCTGCGGCATCGCTCAGCAACCGCTACATCACATCGCGTCAGCTCCCAGATAAGGCGATCGACCTGATCGACGAGGCAATGAGCCGACTGAAGATGGAGATCGACTCGTCGCCCGTCGAGATCGATGAACTCAAGCGCCAGGTCGACCGCATGAAGATCGAGGAGCTCGCCCTCAAGAAAGAGAAAGACGACGTCTCGAAAGAGCGCCTCGCCAAGCTGCGGGAGGAGCTCGAGGTCAAGCAGGAGCAGCTGTCGCACCTTCAGGCGCGGTGGGAGCGAGAGCGAACAGGGCTCAACAAGGTCGGAGACCTCAAGAAGAAGCTCGATGAGGCGAAGACCTCCCGCGACAAGGCGATGCGCGAAGCGAACTACGCCGAAGCATCGAAGCTCGAGTACACGACGATCAAGCAGCTGACCGAGCAGCTTGAGCAGGCAGAGCACGAGAGCGAGCCTGACGAGCCGCGCATGGTGAACGAGCAGGTCACCGATGACGATATCGCCGCTGTCATCGCCGCGTGGACGGGCATTCCCGTCGGCCGACTTCTGCAGGGCGAGACCGAGAAACTTCTGCACCTCGAATCGGAGCTCAGCAAGCGTCTCATTGGGCAGCGGCGCGCAGTGTCGGCCGTTGCGGATGCCGTTCGGCGCAGTCGCGCGGGAATCTCGGACCCGAACCGCCCGACGGGGTCCTTTATGTTTCTCGGCCCGACGGGCGTCGGCAAGACCGAGCTCGCCAAGGCGCTCGCGGAATTTCTCTTCGACGATGAGAAGGCGATGGTGCGCATCGACATGTCGGAGTACGGCGAGAAGCACACGGTGTCACGTCTCGTCGGTGCCCCTCCCGGATACGTCGGATATGAGCAGGGAGGCCAGCTCACGGAGGCGGTGCGCCGTCGCCCCTATTCGGTGATCCTCCTCGACGAGATTGAGAAGGCGCACCCCGAGGTGTTCGACGTGCTGCTTCAGGTGCTCGATGACGGACGGCTGACCGATGGTCAGGGCCGCACCGTCGACTTTCGCAATACCATCCTGATTCTCACGTCGAACCTCGGCTCGCAGTTTCTCGTGGATCAGAGCCTGTCGTGGGAAGAGAAGGAGCAGTCGGTGCACGATCTCGTGCGCCAGGCGTTCAAGCCCGAGTTCGTTAACCGTCTTGATGACATCGTTGTGTTCTCCACGCTCACGCAGGAGGAGCTGGGCGAGATCGTCGAGCTCTATATCGACAGATTGCAGCGGCGACTTGTCGAACGACGTCTCGACCTCGCGGTCACGCCTGATGCACGGTCGTGGCTCGCGGATCGCGGCTACGATCCGATTTACGGAGCGCGCCCACTGCGTCGGCTGATGCAGAAGGAGATCGACGACCGACTTGCGACGTCGATTCTCGGGGGCGAGATTCACGATGGCGACACGGTGCGCGTCGATTTCGACGCCGCGGGCGATCAGCTCACCGTCGTCTCGGTCTGA
- a CDS encoding ABC transporter substrate-binding protein, with product MKKHVTARSKRILLSALAGASVVALAAGCSGTPAGESPSEPVEGGALTFALDSAPDNLDPGSSSSSVNAEVMRQVFDSLVWQSPDHEFKPWLAEDWALSDDGTEYTFTLRDGVTFHDDSQLDAASVCFNFDRVTDPETKSRSAISALGAFYEGCEASGDLEVTLSLSQPDATFLSGLSQVWLGIQSPTAIEKYGDDVTTHPTGTGPFVFDSMALNSNVVLTKNADYDWAPEGMKHSGAAYLDTLKFLVVTEPTTRFRSIGNNVDAAETIATQDVATAKDDPALGVDVVSVPGTPYQLFFNESHAPWDTVDARKAARMAMDIPSIIESLYFGVFDRAWSPLSPASKYFDDSLKDSVSYDLDAAKAAFDDLGWVVGDDGYRYKDGEILKLDYLVPSAKREKRQQVAQFLQENLKDAGVKVNLQFLASGPYSATRDKNDYDVMGLSLTSGYSALGAIYDSDNYPAPGKGNYYNYAQLKSDEVDGWIEKAQLSADDAEAETYWKNIQQYVIKNAVSVPIYNFNYTVAFAAHVHDISYNWKSYPVFYDSYVTEK from the coding sequence ATGAAGAAGCATGTGACAGCTCGATCGAAACGGATCTTGCTTTCCGCACTCGCCGGAGCATCCGTCGTCGCTCTCGCGGCCGGGTGCTCCGGAACCCCTGCCGGTGAGAGCCCGAGCGAGCCCGTCGAAGGCGGCGCATTGACGTTCGCTCTCGACTCCGCGCCCGATAATCTCGATCCCGGATCCTCGAGTTCTTCCGTCAACGCCGAGGTGATGCGCCAGGTTTTCGACAGCTTGGTCTGGCAATCACCCGACCACGAATTCAAACCGTGGCTCGCCGAAGATTGGGCGCTGAGCGACGATGGCACCGAGTACACGTTCACCCTGCGTGATGGAGTGACGTTCCACGATGATTCTCAGCTTGACGCGGCATCCGTCTGCTTCAACTTCGACCGGGTCACTGACCCCGAAACCAAGTCACGCTCGGCGATCTCTGCACTCGGAGCGTTCTACGAGGGCTGTGAGGCGAGTGGTGATCTCGAGGTGACTCTGTCATTGTCACAGCCAGACGCCACATTCCTGTCTGGTCTCAGCCAGGTGTGGTTGGGAATTCAATCTCCGACGGCAATTGAGAAGTACGGCGATGACGTCACCACCCATCCAACGGGAACCGGACCATTCGTCTTCGACAGCATGGCGTTGAACAGCAATGTTGTGCTCACCAAGAACGCTGACTACGACTGGGCGCCCGAGGGAATGAAGCATTCGGGTGCTGCATACCTCGACACCCTCAAGTTCCTCGTCGTCACCGAACCGACAACGCGTTTCCGATCCATTGGCAATAACGTGGATGCCGCTGAGACCATCGCCACGCAGGATGTGGCGACAGCAAAGGACGATCCCGCGCTCGGCGTCGACGTCGTCTCGGTTCCGGGTACGCCCTACCAACTGTTCTTCAATGAGTCACACGCACCATGGGACACCGTTGATGCTCGTAAAGCTGCGCGGATGGCCATGGACATTCCCTCGATCATCGAATCTCTGTACTTCGGCGTCTTCGACCGGGCATGGTCCCCGCTCTCGCCGGCGAGCAAGTATTTCGATGATTCCCTCAAGGACTCGGTCTCTTACGATCTCGACGCGGCGAAGGCTGCTTTCGACGACCTCGGATGGGTTGTGGGAGACGATGGCTACCGCTACAAGGACGGAGAGATTCTGAAGCTTGACTATCTGGTGCCTTCGGCAAAGCGTGAGAAGCGACAGCAGGTTGCGCAGTTCCTTCAGGAGAATCTGAAGGACGCAGGAGTAAAGGTGAACCTGCAGTTTCTGGCGAGTGGACCGTACAGCGCGACGCGTGACAAGAACGATTACGACGTCATGGGTCTGAGCCTCACGAGTGGGTACAGCGCTTTGGGAGCGATTTATGACTCGGACAATTACCCGGCACCGGGCAAAGGCAACTACTACAACTACGCTCAGCTGAAGTCCGATGAGGTCGACGGCTGGATCGAGAAGGCGCAGCTGTCAGCAGACGACGCAGAAGCCGAAACGTACTGGAAGAACATTCAGCAGTATGTGATCAAGAACGCCGTCAGCGTGCCGATCTACAACTTCAACTACACAGTCGCTTTCGCCGCCCACGTGCACGACATCTCATATAACTGGAAGAGCTACCCCGTGTTCTATGACTCGTACGTGACAGAGAAATGA
- a CDS encoding ABC transporter permease, whose protein sequence is MGSVILRRVLIAIPVVFGITVLLFVTLRVLPGDPTEALLAEVPVTTEVRQQLTEQLGLNQPLLVQYWNFIWHALQGDLGRSFTTGQGVTDMILSQLPATIRLTIAGVILTAVFGIGFGVLAAAFRDTWVDSTIRIFSLLGTGMPVFWTGSLLLLVFSFQFHIFPSTGNSGLSHLVLPAIALGFLSAGLLTRLVRNSMVELFGESFVLALHAKGLSPRVVTVRHVLRNALIPVVTVIGLQVGGLLSGAVISEIVFSRQGLGRLLVTGINGQDFPVVQGTVLVIALIYVGVNIVVDVSYAYIDPRVRTAIAQS, encoded by the coding sequence ATGGGTTCAGTGATCCTTCGACGAGTGCTGATCGCTATTCCCGTTGTCTTCGGGATTACCGTTCTCCTGTTCGTCACGCTCCGGGTTCTGCCCGGCGACCCGACCGAGGCTCTGCTCGCGGAAGTACCAGTGACCACGGAAGTGCGCCAGCAGCTCACAGAGCAGCTGGGGTTGAATCAACCGCTGCTCGTTCAATACTGGAACTTCATCTGGCATGCCCTTCAAGGCGACCTTGGGCGGTCCTTCACAACCGGACAGGGCGTCACCGACATGATCCTGTCGCAACTGCCCGCGACCATCAGGCTCACCATCGCCGGTGTTATTTTGACCGCAGTCTTCGGCATCGGCTTCGGAGTTCTCGCCGCGGCATTCCGTGACACGTGGGTTGACAGCACGATAAGGATCTTCAGCCTCCTCGGAACCGGGATGCCGGTCTTCTGGACAGGGTCGCTCCTGCTCCTGGTCTTCTCCTTCCAATTTCACATCTTCCCGTCAACGGGCAACTCCGGCCTCAGCCACCTCGTCTTGCCCGCTATCGCACTCGGGTTCTTGTCGGCAGGGCTGCTGACGCGGCTTGTTCGAAACAGCATGGTCGAGTTGTTTGGCGAGAGCTTCGTGCTCGCGTTGCATGCCAAAGGACTTTCGCCTCGCGTCGTCACCGTTCGACACGTGCTGCGCAACGCTTTGATTCCGGTTGTGACGGTGATCGGCCTGCAGGTGGGAGGACTGCTCTCTGGTGCTGTGATTAGCGAGATTGTGTTCTCCAGGCAAGGTCTTGGGCGCCTGCTGGTGACAGGAATCAACGGCCAGGACTTCCCCGTCGTGCAGGGCACCGTGCTCGTTATTGCACTCATCTACGTCGGTGTGAACATCGTTGTCGATGTGTCCTACGCCTACATCGATCCTCGCGTCCGCACGGCGATCGCCCAATCTTGA
- a CDS encoding FadR/GntR family transcriptional regulator, whose protein sequence is MLTTSRGASLSYSLAQGILEMISDRGLTHGDVLPNARTLAEHFDVTIPTIREALRTLEATGAVELRHGSGTYVGANIGRLVLPNPNGLDLTGDIRLQMINARFVIEPQIAELAAISRDGDAGLEALEESLDSSDWALPSVVTPQLNFHRELARVAGNVVLYEVVDSLLSLRSREHREIRRMYDRKKDHAQHRAIYDAVKKNDAALAHTLMHEHLSDIRAVVTEEALTAQKDDPSAS, encoded by the coding sequence ATGCTCACGACCTCACGCGGCGCAAGTCTGTCGTATTCGCTGGCACAGGGGATTTTGGAAATGATCAGCGATCGAGGTCTGACTCACGGCGACGTGCTGCCGAACGCACGCACGCTCGCCGAGCACTTTGACGTGACGATTCCGACGATTCGCGAGGCTCTGCGCACTCTGGAGGCAACGGGAGCCGTTGAACTGCGTCATGGTTCTGGCACCTACGTCGGCGCCAATATCGGACGGCTCGTGCTCCCTAATCCGAACGGTTTGGATCTGACGGGTGACATCCGGCTGCAGATGATCAATGCGCGCTTCGTGATCGAGCCTCAGATTGCTGAACTCGCAGCCATCTCGCGCGACGGAGATGCGGGACTCGAGGCCCTTGAAGAGTCGCTGGACAGCTCTGATTGGGCTCTGCCCTCCGTGGTGACACCCCAGCTGAATTTTCATCGGGAGCTCGCCCGCGTCGCTGGAAACGTCGTGCTCTATGAGGTCGTCGACTCACTCCTCTCGTTGCGGTCGAGAGAACATCGCGAGATCCGCAGAATGTACGACCGCAAGAAAGACCATGCGCAGCACCGCGCGATCTACGACGCCGTCAAGAAAAACGACGCCGCACTCGCGCACACACTCATGCACGAACATCTCAGCGACATTCGTGCCGTTGTGACAGAAGAAGCGCTCACCGCCCAGAAGGACGATCCCTCAGCTAGCTGA
- a CDS encoding ABC transporter ATP-binding protein, protein MSDTEKILEIDGLRVASDRGGSDTPIVRDMSMSVAKGELFCLVGESGSGKSVSALALMGLIQRQKGITVSGSVRFNDEELVTDSTARFASIRGREFAMIFQDPMSSLDPVFRIDDQIKEALRRREKLTAAKERERIHELLTLVGISDVDRCLRQYPHQLSGGMSQRVMIAMALACKPDVLIADEPTTALDVTIQAQILGLLNRLRREMGMTIVLITHDMGIAAQVADHVAVMYAGRVVEQGTPRELFARPQHPYTVGLLASIPRLDGPKLHLLPAIPGGVPDPKSLPTGCAFHPRCPAATERCRSEDPPLEPLDGRLVACWNAAEVAENGVDFSESEAI, encoded by the coding sequence ATGAGCGACACAGAGAAGATTCTGGAGATCGACGGACTTCGTGTCGCGTCTGATCGTGGGGGAAGCGACACACCAATCGTGCGGGACATGAGCATGAGCGTGGCGAAAGGCGAGCTTTTCTGCCTCGTCGGTGAGTCAGGCAGCGGCAAGAGTGTCAGCGCGCTTGCACTCATGGGACTCATTCAGCGGCAAAAGGGGATCACTGTTTCGGGATCGGTACGATTCAACGACGAAGAGTTGGTCACTGACTCAACAGCACGATTCGCCAGCATTCGGGGCCGGGAATTCGCAATGATCTTTCAAGACCCGATGAGCTCGCTCGACCCGGTCTTTCGCATTGACGACCAGATCAAGGAAGCCCTGCGGCGCCGTGAAAAGCTGACAGCGGCGAAAGAGCGCGAACGCATCCATGAGTTGCTGACGCTCGTCGGAATTTCCGACGTCGATCGATGCCTCCGTCAGTATCCGCACCAACTGTCGGGCGGAATGAGCCAGCGGGTCATGATCGCCATGGCCCTCGCGTGCAAGCCAGATGTGCTGATTGCCGACGAGCCGACGACGGCACTCGACGTCACGATTCAGGCGCAGATTCTCGGACTGCTCAATCGCTTGCGTCGCGAGATGGGCATGACGATCGTGTTGATCACGCACGACATGGGAATCGCGGCGCAGGTCGCCGATCACGTTGCCGTGATGTATGCGGGACGGGTCGTCGAGCAGGGCACACCGCGAGAGCTCTTCGCGCGCCCTCAGCATCCATACACCGTTGGGCTTCTCGCCTCGATTCCCCGTCTCGACGGACCGAAACTCCATCTCCTTCCTGCGATACCCGGGGGAGTACCCGACCCGAAATCGCTTCCAACCGGGTGCGCATTCCATCCGCGTTGCCCGGCTGCCACGGAACGGTGCCGATCTGAAGACCCACCGCTCGAGCCGTTAGATGGGCGCCTTGTGGCGTGTTGGAACGCCGCCGAGGTTGCCGAAAACGGCGTTGACTTCTCTGAAAGTGAGGCAATATGA